GGCTCCAATGGAATCAAGTTCTTTAATACTATACTTATGCATAAATGGATGGGCTTTTACTCCAATAAAACCAGGTAGGTTAAGGTATGTCTCTAACGTCTCCACAGATTCTGGAATAGTTGGGTTAACGGCAGCCCAGCCCAGAAAACGATCAGGATAGCGTTTTATAGCATTTGCTACAATGTCATTATCTGGCTCGGTAAAAATCTTATAACTTCCATTGACTTTAAAGTAACCATCTTTAACTAATCCGTCATAAATCTTAAGACCTATTTTGGGGAACTTCATGATTAAAAAGCGGAATAAGCGGTGTAGGTTATCCTGGTATGTACTTTCTTTTTCATACATGGTTTCATTAAAGGGTGGAATTAATGCGGTTTTCTCAACATTGTTTTTATCCATCTCTTCAATCATTTTTTCTAGCTCTAACATCGTTTCATCAACATGGAAATGGCAATCAATAATCATTTGTAATTTCAGCCATCCTTTCTTATTAAGATTAAAAGCTGAAAATTGAATATATAGAATCATATGAACGTTATCACATTCCTATTCAAGTTACCACAAACCGGATTAGGGTTAATTAAAAAATTGTCATTAGTTTGACGCACCGTACAACAATGTTATTCAATAGAAAATGATATTGCACACTGCACCACTTTTGTGAGCGCAGTAGCGGTCTGACACCCATACCGGCATATCTCTGACGGAAAACGAGCAGCTGTCTTTTCATCGACAGCTGCTCTGATTTGGTACTATGTGCGAAATTAAGATTTTTCTGGGAGCGACAGGCACCGCATGTTATATGCGTGTGCTTCTCACGATAAACGATTTGTTTTCTGTGCTTTCTAGAGAAAACGAGTTCCCCATGCCTTCTTCGACGTCGATGACGATTCGAAAGTGCTCCCAATATGAGAGGTTCGAGGTGTGCATATAATATGGAACTTCGAGCACTTCTCCTATTAGGTGATCTTGGTCCCCGCAGTAAAAGTCCTCTGCAGGCATGCAGATGGGCGATGTCCCATCACAACATCCTTCTGAGTGCATGAACACGAGTTTTCCGTGCGTATCTTTCAATGTGCGAATGAGGGCTTGGGCGGCTTCTGTCGTCGTTACCTTTTCCATTTTAAAAGAATCCCATTGATCCTTTGCTGTATCCAACTAGAATACATTTTGTTTGTTGATATTGTGACAGCATCATCGAATGGTTTTCTCGGCCAATACCAGATTGCTTGTAACCACCGAATGCCGCGTGCGCTGGGTATTGGTGATAAGTATTTGTCCACACTCGACCCGCTTCGATCGCGCGTCCTGCTCTGTATGCAAGCTCTCCGTTACGTGACCAAACACCTGCTCCTAAGCCGTATTGCGTGTCGTTTGCAATTTGAATTGCCTCATCAAAATCTTTAAACGTTGTCACCGAAATGACCGGACCAAAGATCTCCTCTTGGAAAATACGCATCTTATTGTTCCCTTTATACATCGTCGGAGCAACATAGTAACCCTCTGCTAAGTCTCCTTCTAACTTATTTTGATGGCCACCGATTAATAGTTCAGCACCCTCTTCTTTTGCAATATCAAAGTAAGATAGAATTTTATCTAGCTGTTGACTAGAAGCTTGCGCACCCATCATCGTATCCGTGTCTAATGGATTGCCGATTTTGATTGCTTTCACACGCTCGGTAACTTTCTCCATGAATTTATCGTAAATCGACTCGTGAACAAGCGCTCGTGACGGACATGTACATACTTCGCCTGAGTTTAAGGCAAACAGAACGAACCCTTCAATCGCTTTGTCTAAATACCCATCATCTGCATCCATCACATCTGGGAAGAAGATATTTGGCGACTTTCCACCAAGCTCTAACGTTACAGGAATGATATTTTCTGTTGCATATTGCATGATCGAACGTCCTACCGCTGTTGAACCGGTAAACGCAATTTTAGCGATGCGCGGATTTTTTGCAAGTGGTTTACCAACTTCTAGGCCTGTTCCTTGTACAATGTTTAAGACGCCATTTGGTAGTAGATCCTGAATCAGTTCCATTAAGACACAAATAGATGCAGGCGTTTGCTCAGCTGGCTTTAATATGACACAGTTCCCCGCCGCTAGTGCCGGTGCAATCTTCCACGTAGCCATAAGAATAGGGAAGTTCCAAGGAATGATTTGACCAACGACACCTAGTGGCTCGTGGTGGTGATAAGCGACCGTGTCTTCATTAATCTCACTGATGCCGCCTTCTTGCGCACGAATCGTACCTGCAAAGTAGCGGAAGTGATCCACAGCTAAGGGCAAGTCAGCATTTAGCGTCTCACGCACAGCTTTTCCGTTGTCCCAAGTTTCAGCCACCGCAAGCATTTCAAGATTCTCTTCAATACGGTCAGCAATTTTATTTAAGATTTGTGCACGGTAGGAAACAGGCGTCTTTCCCCAAGCATCTTTCGCTGCGTGTGCCGCATCTAGTGTAAGCTCAACATCTTCTGCTGATGAGCGTGGTACCTTTGTAAATACTTGACCATTGACTGGCGAAATAATGTCTAAATACTGCCCCTTTACCGGTGCTACCCACTCGCCCCCGATGAAATTTTCATACTTCTCTTTGAATTGAACGATTGAATTATCTGTGTTTGGATTTTGATAAATCATGTATACTCCCCCTAGATAAATTAGTTAGGTATCAAAATATGCATGAAGAAACCTGCATCCACCACTGTATGGAACAACGGCGTCACCGTTTGTTAGCGCTTACATTTTAGTTTTCTATAAATATAAGCACCTAAACAATAGTACCCTCCACACGATCCTATATATAAATATTCGACACCATTTACGTAATCCCTTCTTTTTCTTGTTTCTTTTGTCAGAAAATTCACCGAAATGATTCGACACGTTTCAGGGGGGTCTGACACCCGACACATAGATATGGAATAATACGGTACTCAAATGGTATTATTGTTACAATCTATTAACCTAATTGAGATGAGTGATATCTAAATGAAAGAATGCCCTAGATGCAAGACTGTGATGCATGAAGATGCGGCTGAAGAGTTGGTTGTAGAGGACCATGAGGTTTTACTAGATGGCTTTCTAGCCTGGGTGTGTTCGGGTTGTTCCTATTTTGAAAAGATAGAAAAGGGGAATCAAGATGCTTAAAGAACAGTTTGTGAACGGTGAGATTATTGCCAAGAGAGACGAGGTCACTTATTTATTCAGTTATGGGGATGACCAAGCGAGGATCCTTCACTTAGACGCTAAAGTCATGGGTGCGCCGATGCATGTAGAGGCCTTTTTGAAAATGGGGTACTGGGAGCCGTATGAAGGTGGTGTCGATCCTGCACAGCTTCTTCCGTCCTTAAGAATGGAGTCAGAAACTGGTGTGCTAGCTACTACGGAAGAGAATGAAAGAGTAGAAGCGCAATGCTTTGTCTTTAGGCAGTCAACTAGTCATAAAAAAGAGCTGTACAAAGAGATCGAAAAAGGACGCTTGAGACAAGGTTGGGGGTTTGCGGAAGGTCTATCGCTTCTTAATGGAAGAGACACGTTTATTGACAACTTTAAGCAAGCCTCCTCACATTGGGATGCAACAAGGCTATGGGCGACGTTAAGTAGGATGCTTCAAATAAAGCCCGGAGATATCATGATTATTCCAAAGCAGCCAGACCATCACCATTTTGTTATTATGCAGGCAAAGTTGCGTGAGGACGGGGTAAGTTGTTATGAATTTGCCGACCCATTACAATCGACAGACGATTATCGCCACATTATTCATATTGATAAAGCGAGTATTCAAGTGGTTCATTACGAGGCACTCTATCCTTCCATTATTAAGCGTCTGTTGAAGTCGATTGCTTACTCAAGTCCTGTGAACGTCGTCAGGCGTAAGGAATTTAACGAGGCTATTCATACGTTGCTAGAGTCAGCAACCACATCTAAAGAACTTGAAGAAGCCCATCCTCTTCAGATAAAGATGAAGGAGGTTGAGAAAAAGTTGCATCAAGAGTGGGTAGCAGAAGCAAGAAATCTGCCCCCAAGTGATTTTGAAAAAGTAGTGAAGATATTTATGGAAGCGAACGGTTTCGAAACCGAGCGAGCGAACCACTATGATCGCCTTGGTGGTGATATTGATCTCATTTGTAAAAAAGAAGTTCCGCTCCATACACCGTTTGAGCCAAGTAAAATGGAATTAATTTATTATATTCAAGTGAAAAAGCATAAAGGCAAGACGGATGAGACGGGTGTGAAACAGTTGAATCAGATGGTTGACCATTTACTTGTGGAGAGTGGACAAAACGTGCAGAAGATTCTTATCTCCCTTGCTGATGACTTCTCCGATACGTGTAAACAATTAGCAGACGAGAGTAATGTTCTATTAATTGACGGGCTAGCGTTTGCTGAGATGTATGTTAAGAGTGAGGCGTGATAGCAGTCACCTTAGGCCGGTGCCTGTCCCCCGTTTAACTACAGCATTAGCGCAGTGGGGGTCTGACCCCAAAAGCAAAAGCACAAAAGCAAGATGATGAAGAAGTAGAGGAATGAATGATAGAAGAGCATTGAGGGAATCCTCAATGCTCTTCTATGTTTAAATCGATGTAAAAGAAGCGCGCCGCAGCGCACTCCTTCTTATTTTTTGCCTTTTTTATCACTCGGATGGAGAACCGTTACATTTTGCGGATTCTCAGGATCAAAGACAAATTCAAACTTTCCTCCTCGATCAGGTGTGAAAGATAGTTCTTCTGTCGGTATGGCTTGATTCAACACGTAATGGAATCGGACCGTTTGTTTATTTTTCAAATGAATACCCTTTGAATACCATATTTTACGGTCTTCATCATACGTTAATTCGATATTTTCTGATCCTAGCGTTAAACTCACTTGCTCAATTTCTAGCTCTTCTATTACAAGGTACGCAGCAAAGGCATTCGCTTCGATAGTTAACTCGTTACTTTTTATTCTTTCACCAGTTGTCATATCTTCAAGCGTTAGCACTTCGTTTAGCTCAAGTGTCGTTTCTTCTCCTTTATTGACAGCGATGATTAAGCGCTCTGTGTCGTTTCCGCGTTCAAATACAAGAGCATCTCTTGTGGTTGCATGCTCCTTGAAATACCCGTCTCTTAGAGCGGAGTGATTTTTTCGAAGGTCGATTATGTCTTTGTAGTGAGCAAGTAAATCTTGGTCTTGTTTCTCTTGGTCCCATATCATTGGCTCACGGTACCAACGATCTTTCCAATCTGTGTACTCATTATGGTTCGCGCTCTGAGAAAGACCTACTTCTGTACCGTAATAAATAACTGGTGATCCCGGGAGCATAAACTGTGTAAAGGAAGCTAATTTCAAACGATTTGTTTGATTTCCTGCCTCATATAGAAACCGCGGTAGATCATGATTATCTAAGAAAGTGGTCATGATATATTCAGGATGATACGCCGCTTGATTTTCATTTAGATATCGTACAATTGATTGCATCGAACCGTTAAAGGCAAAGGTTCCTTTAAACGTGTCGTGGAATCCAAAGTCTAGCGACCCATCTAGTTTCCCAGCATACGATGAAATCTTGTCACGATTATCCCAAACCTCACCAAATACATAAACATCTGGATCAATCGATTTCACTTTATCACGGAAATCAACCCAAAAGCTGTAACTAGGACCTTTTGCATAATCTAAGCGTAAGCCGTCAAAATCTAATTCCTCTAACCAAAACGGAACAACCTCATTTAACATATAATCTCGGGCCATCTCATTGTCATTGTTAAACTGCGGAAGTTCGCCAATACCGTAAAAGGTCTCGTATGTGCCATCTTCGTTAAAGTTATACCAATTATAATACGGGCTATCTGCTCCTCGCTCTACTGCATCTTGGAAGAACGGATGCTGATCTGATGTATGGTTAGGCACGAAATCATAGATCACTTTCATATCACGTGCGTGTGCTTTTGTGATTAGTTCTTTCATTGTTTCTAATGTACCAAAATTGCGGTCGATTTCTTTGAAGTCTGCTGGGTGGTAGCCGTGTGAATAAGGCCCTTCGAACACTGGTGATAACCAAAGTGTGTCCACACCTAAGTCTTCTAAGTAATCAAGTTCGTCAATGACCCCTTCAAGGTCGCCGCCCATCCAGTCTTTTAATCCTTCTTCAAGTGGAAGAGACGAATCCACATCATAGTTATTGTCTGGATTGCCGTCTTTAAAACGATCGACGAAGATGTGGTAGATGATCGCATCCTTTGCCCAGTCTGGTGTGCGGAATTGATCGACATAATAAGCAAATTCGGTTGCTTCTTCAGCAGTTTGGCTGTTTGTATCGGCAAATTGCGAAGCTTCGCCATCTGCATCCCATACATCTAGCTTGTATTTTACTGGTGTTTCGTTTGCTTGAGCCGGAATGACGCCTGTGAGCGTGGATGTGTATAATCCGTTTTGCTCGGTTGTGTCAGTGACCGTCATCGCTGTGAAGTCACCATTTGTGGCGTTACCACGAAGGCCTTCAGGTGATGTTCCGTCTGTCGTGTAGTAAATACCGCCATCGGTAATCGGCCCGTAATGTTCAACGGTCGTTGTGATCGTTACTGCGTCTTCACTACTTGGAATATATGGCTCATGGTTAAAGTTATGTGATACTGACTTCGCAACAGGAATGCCTATCCACTCAGTGACGGTATCATTCGTTGTGTTACCTTCTGCTGTAAAGGTTGCTGTGCGGTGTTGATCGATCACTTCAGCAAATTTTGAATCGCCGAGGCCATAGCGGTACTCGAGCGTCTCCCCTGCATCGCCAGCAAGTTCAACTTGCCACGTGCCGTCCTCTGTCTGAGTCATTGGTGTAACCGCGTAATTAAATTGATTTAACGTCGAAGCAACTGTTGGTGTCACCCAACCAGGTGTTGCTTCTGGCAAAGTTAGGTTCAATGTAACACTACCTGTAAAGTCGGTTGTATCGAGACGTACATCGACTTGACGTTCGTTGCTAGGATTAAAATAGAAGAAGTAATTTCCCGACTGTGGTGGAGTAAACGATAGATTCGCTCCGCCCATCCATTGATCGTTCATGACAAACTTGTATTCTACTTTCGTTCCCCCATCTAATGGGATCGCATCGCTCACCCAACGACTTTCTTCCTCATTGTACGTGAGAGGATTGTTGTTCGTTGACCAATCAAGTGCAGATGCATCGCCACGTAAGACAACCGTGTCATACGTCTTGTCTGCGGATTGTGCACTAACTTGCGCTGATTGTGCAAACGGTTGCATAAATAGCGAAAATAATAGAACAACCGCCATAAAGAAAGGAAAAAGCTTCATCTTACTCTGCATAGGGTGGGGCCTCCTTGAAATTGTTTTTTTCTGTAAACACTTTTGATAGCGTTTACATATTCAAGTTAATAGTAATCTATATATTGTTTGAAAGTCTAGTAATTTTCAGATAATTCTAGAAAATAGGTAGAAAGTTGGTGCAAACGATTGCTTTGTTCCCGGGCTAGGGAGGTGGTTCGGGGATGGCGTTTCCAATTTATTGCAGCATTTGCGCGGAAATGCGAGTCAAGTCCTTAATCCTGTGTAAATTAGGATTCAATGTTTCAGCTATTGCTGATGATCATGGTTTAGGTTTGTTTTTATTTTTTGGGAGCGAGGGGTACCCCTCGCTCCCAAAAAATTTCGCTTCGCACTACATGGATGATTCACTGGGAAAATAAAATTTACGTCCACCGCAATCTAACGTTTTTTCGTAATCCATGAGTACCGCACCAATCAGTCGAAAAGCTGATTGATTGTTAGGGAAGATTCGTATCACTCGTTCTCTTCTTCTAATTTCTGAGTTTAAACGTTCTAAGTTGTTGGTTGTTCGTATCTTAATTCGAGCTTCGGCCGGTTCATCCAAGAATTGAATGGCATCTTCAAAGCCTTCATCTAATGTGTTAATGGCCTTCTCATAGGCTTTTTGAAGTTCATATGTTTGAATAAACTCGTTTTTAAGTGTTCTTGCGGCTTCCGGATTAGGCGCATCAAAGATGCTCTTCACCATTTCTCTTGCATCATATGACCCTTTCTTTGGCATACACTGAAAGATATTGCGCTTAAAGTGGACTGTGCAGCGTTGCCAACTCGTGCCAATAAAAGATTCTGTGATGGCACTTTTCAGTCCAGAATGGGCATCAGAAATCAGTAGACGAGGCGATTGAAGGCCTCTTGATTTTAGATAGTCAAAAAAGCACATCCATGCTTCTTTACTCTCTGCGTGATTGACACGTAAACCAATGATTTCTCTTTTATGATCTTGGTTTACCCCCACTGCGATATAGACGGCCTTAGATACTACTTTATTGTGCTCTCTCACCTTAATATACATGGCATCTACGTAGACATATTTATAGTAGGTGATGTTCAAAGGGCGGTCAGCCCATTCCTTTACGAGAGGGTCTAACTTAGCTGTGAGGCTAGAGACAAACGACTTAGAAACGGTTTCTCCGCAAAGCTGTTCTACGATCTTAGTCACCTTACGGGTAGACACCCCGTTCACGACCATTTCTAACATAGAGAGGACCAGTGATTGGTCTGCTCGTTGATATTTTTCAAACAAACTAGTAGAGAACTCCCCACTTCGAGTACGGGGAACTTTAAGCTGTAGTTTGCCGATCGAAACCGTATAATCTCTTTCATAGTAACCGTTACGGTAATCCTTACGATCATCTACCCTTTGATAGAAATCAGACTCCATATACTCGTCGCGCTCTTTTTCCATAAATTCATTTAAGACTAAAACAAGAGAAGACTTTACAACAGCCTCTAATCCAGAATTCATAACCTCATCTTTTAAATTTTCCATATCTAGGGTAAACTTAATTTGAGCCATCATCAATTTCTCCTTTCAATATTTTCGTCGCTGAAAACATTGTTGCCAGAAATTGATGTGGCTTATTCTTTTTTACACAATTATATGGACTCTATCGAAATGCGGTGGATTCGCGCGGAAACATGTGCTTTGTGCGCGGAAATGAGTGGGATTTGCGCGGAAACGAGGTGAATTCGCGCGAAACCGCTCCCTGGGCAGCGATTTGACCTGGCTTTTCATCAAAAAAAGCAGCGACCAAGGGCTGGTGGCTGCATGATTTCAAGAAAATTGATCATTTCTTCATGTATAGGCATGGATGATGTCATTTCTACCGATCGAATAATAGGTTAGTGTCGATTGTTTGACCTCATCTAACGAGTAACAATTGCGCCCGTCGAATAGGACAGGGTTTTTCATCAGCTTGCAGTAGACGTCTACGGGTGTATCGACGATTTCGTCCCATTCGGTCACGAGCAAGCAGGCATCGGCTTGGTCGATCGCTTCTGTAACAGAGTTAGCGTATTCTACGGTCGGCGACAAAATACGTTTTGCTTGTGATTGGGCGACAGGGTCGTAGGCGACGACATGAGCACCCGATTCTAGTAATTCATCAATAATGACAAGAGAGGCTGCTTCTCGCATATCATCGGTATTTGGTTTAAAGGAGAGGCCTAATACCGCAACGCGCAGACCAATGAGTGAACCGAAATGAGCTTTGGCCATGGCGACGAGACGATGGCGCTGGGTGTTGTTCACTTCAATGACTGATTTTAATAGTTTAAAATCATGCGTCACGTCTCCTGCAATTTGGACGAGGGCTTTTGTATCTTTTGGAAAGCAAGATCCACCGTATCCGATGCCGGCGCGGAGAAAAGAGCGACCAATTCGCTGATCCATCCCCATTCCACTCGCGACATCGTCGACATTTGCCCCTAATTCATCACATAAGTTAGCAATCTCATTTATGAAACTTATTTTTGTTGCTAGAAAAGCATTGGCTCCATATTTGATAAGTTCAGCACTACGGCGGTCGGTGAGAAAAATCGGTCGTTCAAATGGTTCGTAGATCGATCTGACTAGTTCAGAGGAGTGGGCATCTTGTGCACCGATAACGATTCGGTCGGCTTGAAACGTATCGGATAACGCTTGACCTTCTCTTAGGAATTCTGGTACAGAGACGACATGGATCGAGTGTAGAGATATGGTATTCATCATCGTTTCGAGACATTCATTTGTTCCAACGGGCACCGTGCTTTTGATTACTACAACGGTCGAGTGGCGAATTTCTTCTGCTACGGTGCGGCATGCGGCTTCTATATAAGAGAGATCGGCTGAACCGTCCTTCCGCTCTGGTGTCCCAACAGCGATGAAGATGACATCCGCTTCGGCGAAAGCTTGTGTAGGAACGGTCGTAAAGGCCAAACGATTCGCTTCGATGTTGCGAATTAGATAGCTTTCAAGGCCTGGCTCATAGATGGGCGTGTTCCCTTGGCGTAGCTTTGCTACCTTTATTTCATCTACATCAAGACAAATGACCTCATGGCCAACTTCTGCGAATGCAATACCTGTCACAAGACCAACATACCCTGTACCAACCACCGTGATGTTCATCCTCTCACAGCACCCTCTCTCGTAACAGAATCAATGTATGCCAATAAGTCCTCGCGCAAATCCTCACGTTCAAGAGCAAAATCAATCGTTGCTTTTAAATACCCTAACTTATCACCGACATCGTACCTCTTCCCGCTAAACTCGTAAGCAAGAACGGCTTGATGTTTGTTTAACTCTCGGATCGCATCGGTTAGCTGGATCTCTCCTCCTGAACCGGGTTTGATTTGCTCTAAGATCGGGAAAATTTCGGGCCTTAGGATATACCGACCTTGGATCGCAAATCGAGAGGGTGCGTCATAGACTGGCGGCTTTTCTACAAGATCATGGAGAGGGTACAAGCCGGGCTCCAGTGCTGTCGTTGTCGGCTCAATAATCCCGTATTTTGAGACTTCTTCTTGGGCCACTTTTTGCACGCCAAGAACCGAACATGGGTATCGTTCATAGATATTCATTAATTGACCAAGACATGGTTTGTCACTACGTACAATGTCGTCACCAAGCAACACAGCAAACGGCTCATCTCCAATGAAGCTTTTTGCACACAGAACAGCATGCCCGAGTCCTAGTGGCTCTTTTTGTCTTATGTAATGGATGTTGGAGAGCTTAGAGATCTGTTGAATCTGCTCTAATACGTCCCACTTTTCTCGTTTCGCTAACGTTTCTTCAAGCTCATACGACTTATCAAAGTGATCCTCAATCGCGCGTTTGCCACGTCCGGTGACAATAATAATGTCTTCAATTCCTGATGCAACGGCTTCTTCAACAATAAATTGAATCGTCGGCTTATCAACAATCGGGAGCATTTCTTTCGGCTGAGCTTTCGTTGCTGGCAAAAATCGTGTACCTAGACCTGCTGCTGGAATAATCGCTTTACGAACTTTCATCCACACGCCTCCTGGTCAACATCTATTTTTTAATGGTACTTTCAATCTGATTATATCAAGATTAAATGTAAGTATTCGTTGAGATTTTGTAAAGGGAGGGGATGGTATTTCCAAATTATTGAAGCGTTTGCGCGAAAATGTGGTCGATTCGCGCGGAAACCGGTACTTTATGCGCGGAAGCTTGTTTAATTTGCGCGGAAACGAGGAGATTTCGCGCGGAAGTGCCTCCTCTCTCCTATTTCTAACTGAAAAAAATAAAAAATCCTCTTAGAAAAGAGGATTTCTTATTGAATGCTTATCCGTGTACGTATTCAGGGGGGCCATTCGGTGTAAAAACATCACTAGAATATGCTGAAACTGGTGTAGCGAGTAGAAAAGTTAAGACCAATCCACATATAATAATTTTTTTCAAAATATTCTACCTCCTTTTGCGTTTAAATTATTTATAGCATATTATATAGATCCATGCATTACTTGAAATAGAGATTCTGTGGTAGTCTCATCATGATTACTAGGTTAAAAGTCTCATTTCCATACAAAAGTATGAACATATGAATACATCTCATTTTTTTGGAGGGTTGATTGATGGATTATTCAATAGGTGAACGTATTAAAGACTTAAGGGAACATTTAAAGATGTCTCAAAAAGATCTGTGTAAAAACATTTGTACTCAAGGGCTAATCAGTAGAATAGAACGCAGTACGACCATTCCAACTGCTCCATTACTCCATCAATTAGCTTTGCGACTCGGTGTCGATCTAAATTATTTTTTTGATGACATATCTCGTAACGGGATCAACTATGTTCAAGAAGTGAAGCTAACGATTAACAAACTCATTCATTCCCATGACTATCATGAAATCATGAAAATCGTTCAACTCGAAAAGAAAAATCCACTATTTCGAGAGTCGCACCTTCAACAGTACTTACTTTGGAGAGAAGGCATCTGTATCTATCATTTAGAAAAGGATAGTGAAAAAGCTCTTTCTTTTTTAGATAAAGCATTACAAGTGAGACCCGGTACTAACCATACATTAACTGAAATAGAAGTAGATATATTAGCTTCTAAAGCCATTGTCTTCAGTAAGATAAACGATCTTGGACAAGCCGCTGCCATCTACGAACACATTTTTCGTAAAATCGGCTCATTCCCAAACTTTAAAAACAAACGATTGCTCATCCGTGTTCTTTATAATGCTAGCCGCAATGCTTTTGATAGACAAAACTACAAGGAATCCCTTTCTTATGCAGACAAAGCTTTAAATATTTGCATAGAAGAAGAGCATCTTTATTTACTAGGGAATCTATTTTACTTAAAAGGATGCACGTTGTTTCGTCATGACCGAACACAAAAAGCAACTAGTTTAAAGTTATTACATCATGCATGGCAAATCTATCAATTAAACCCTATACCTGTTCTGATAAATAGTTTAGAAGAAGAAATCGCCTATGTAAGGACCTCTTAATACTATAGTTAAATATTGTATATGAACAAGTTAATATCACTATGTAAATAAAGAAGGTAACGAACGATTGATGGTTCGTTATCTTCTTTATTGTGTAAGCTTGTCCATTTTCAAGGTTAGAATATTCTGTCTATTAATCCTACAATGTGAGTGTAGTACTACTATATTCGAGGGGGTTGTTATATGAAGGGTATGAAGGTTACTGGTTTGTTGCTTGGTCTTGTGTTGGCGGTTGTGTTTGTGTTCTCTACTTTATCAGTGAGTGCGAATGGTAAAGGTGTGGAGCGCGTTGAGTATTTGATTGGGTTCCATGAAAAAGCGAATAAAGATGAGGTCAATCAAGCAGGCGGAGAAGTGGTTCATGAGTTTACATACATGCCTGTGCTTCAAGTGAAAATTCCTGAGCGAGCGGCTAAAGCTCTTGAAAACAATCCGAATATCGCATTTGTTGAAAAGAATGAAGAGGTAACTGCTACTCAAACGGTACCATGGGGAATCACTCATATTAAAGCTCCGACTGTTCATAGCTGGGGCAATCGTGGGGGCGGCGTGAAAGTAGCTATCCTTGATACAGGTGTCGCGAATCATCCTGACTTACAAATTTCTGGTGGGGCAAGCTTTATTGGCTCTGAACCATCTTATCAAGATTTAAATGGGCACGGTACGCATGTTGCTGGTACAGTTGCGGCGTTAAACAATAGTTATGGTGTGCTTGGTGTGGCTCCTTCTTCAAGTATTTATGCGGTCAAAGTGTTAGATCGTAACGGTGGTGGTTCTCACGCGAGTATCGCTCAAGGCATTGAGTGGTCGATTAGCAATGGGATGGACATTGTGAACATGAGTTTAGGTGGGCCTACGGGTTCGAATACGCTAAAGCAAGCTGTCGATAATGCGTACAATCTTGGCGTTTTACTAGTCGCTGCTTCTGGGAACACAGGAACAGCTGGCATTCAATTCCCAGCTCGCTACAACACGGTCATGGCTGTAGGCGCGGTTGATTCACGCAATCGTCTAGCTTCATTCTCCACTTTCGGAAATGAACAAGAAATTGTCGCTCCAGGCGTCAACGTACAAAGTACGCATTTATCAAATGGTTATGTGTCTCTAAACGGAACATCGATGGCT
Above is a genomic segment from Bacillus sp. FJAT-45037 containing:
- a CDS encoding helix-turn-helix domain-containing protein — its product is MDYSIGERIKDLREHLKMSQKDLCKNICTQGLISRIERSTTIPTAPLLHQLALRLGVDLNYFFDDISRNGINYVQEVKLTINKLIHSHDYHEIMKIVQLEKKNPLFRESHLQQYLLWREGICIYHLEKDSEKALSFLDKALQVRPGTNHTLTEIEVDILASKAIVFSKINDLGQAAAIYEHIFRKIGSFPNFKNKRLLIRVLYNASRNAFDRQNYKESLSYADKALNICIEEEHLYLLGNLFYLKGCTLFRHDRTQKATSLKLLHHAWQIYQLNPIPVLINSLEEEIAYVRTS
- a CDS encoding S8 family peptidase, with the protein product MKGMKVTGLLLGLVLAVVFVFSTLSVSANGKGVERVEYLIGFHEKANKDEVNQAGGEVVHEFTYMPVLQVKIPERAAKALENNPNIAFVEKNEEVTATQTVPWGITHIKAPTVHSWGNRGGGVKVAILDTGVANHPDLQISGGASFIGSEPSYQDLNGHGTHVAGTVAALNNSYGVLGVAPSSSIYAVKVLDRNGGGSHASIAQGIEWSISNGMDIVNMSLGGPTGSNTLKQAVDNAYNLGVLLVAASGNTGTAGIQFPARYNTVMAVGAVDSRNRLASFSTFGNEQEIVAPGVNVQSTHLSNGYVSLNGTSMASPHVAGAAALVKSEYPWATNAQIRQRLNDTTTPLGNAYYFGNGLVDASRAAY